The Glycine soja cultivar W05 chromosome 19, ASM419377v2, whole genome shotgun sequence genomic sequence tctcgggacttcatttattgcatgtcatcaagtaataatccccggacgaaattagggtatgacactaatcaCTTAGTTGAGTATTAtctaaatggaaaaagaaagttAAGATATATGTAGTAAAAGAATGATAATATGAAACACGCTTGGAAATTGGAATAATGCACAATTAGGGAATATTAGATGTACTTGTCCTCTTTCTCAGAAGATTCTCCGCAGgactcttttactttttcttgcATTGCCTGCTGTAATTTCACAAACTTATCTTCCTTTGCAGCTATGGCTTGTTGAATGTCTAGGATTTGGCtctggaaatttttttctagtgCATCCAtctagaaaaaacaaaaacagtatATCAAAATGATCAGTTGTAGAAAGACATTTTACATCATTCAGAAAGCTACTACCAGAATCAAGAAAGACAAATTTGCAAATTTGTAAAATTCCTTCCCAGAAAAGATCACACTATAAAAATTATACgtctgtaacatcccatttttttcgtaaataaatttaaaaagctttttagtataaatatataaataaataaatatagagcaaataataggctgagtaccctaggtataaatagttatgttaagtcagatgcctccttttggcctcattttcgtttttccccttctcctctcaaaaccctttctttttcccgcagcccacaaaACCTGTCTCTGTAAAACGATGATCCCGGACTCATTCAccattggatcgtcgtgaaatttgagtaccacGTTTGAAACCCAATTGcaaacattctcaccgttgggaattttaaaataatatatgagcTTAGAGGataacccttcgcattgtagcctttaattttcccgcagaaacccagaactgtctcggtaaaactaagatcccggtttcgttaaccgttggattttcatgaaaattggatatgttgttcgaaattcaattacTCACACTTTCaacgttgggatttgcgagaaaATATTCATGGAGGGAGAAAAACGAATTGCGTGaggacagtacaagtggaggtttcaatctcttctccgtctctgacgtttgggaattctatcggtgcagtcggaggaataactggaGGAATCCCAGGAAAcagctagagatgctgctatcgctggctgaagacacgtgagtccgctcagaggtaagggatgagttattcacaattgggaattagtgagaacatgtgtaggaatccttaaagatatcaattggaatgggttttgggggtgtttttgcaattttcattttatccttataattattacagtaaattatatatgtttgacagaccaattgttgtgaaattgatatgttattgtgttgagcgtgaaccctataaatcgagtattttttgtaattaatatgaattgatgaaataaagtaaggataaatttagagagagatattgattttgtattttctctttttcttgctttttaggtttttatatataattttaaaaaattaatatcataattgaaattgaccaaagtgttcatataattatttagaatttgtgcattgaaagcttactttgtaattagtgattcaatatgatgtatgctagtttatatatatagaggtagttatttatataaataatttatgtaaataatattgtagagtgttatagtgtgattccaaaaattattaagtgttggagtttgagaatattatggttaaatttgatgaacatgtgtatgttgtaccttatgaatatcattaggaatgttatgagatggttgatgtgatgttataagatgttaaagtgtggacatgatattcgattgtgaataagtggatgtgtttaacacttgatgttacattaattatattgtgagctatgaattatacaataacccgaccagtatTTATGCGCAATGTTatagagaaagtgtaggttcctagttaggaactagtgttaaattgtagcgcaattgtgttaaacatgtttgaaacatgagtgcgAGGTCgtgatattgtataattcatgagcagtgcttacaaatgaaatatgtgatgaattgtggaataatatgttaccttaagattataatattttgttattgagattgagtaaaagtgtaaagtagaataggtgttgaattgtgagatacgtaaaaacatgtgatggtggattgtgacattatgagatgtgaaattgtgaatgagttttggtcgtgaataagtgtgtgattaactcttgatgtgacattattggTGTTGTAacctgtgaattgtacaataacccgaccagtgttatcttgagaaaagtgttgaagagaaagtgtaggtttcctatttaggaaccagtgttaaagagaaagtgtaggtttcctatttaggaaccagtgttaaattatagcgtaatatgttgtacgtgtttaacacacgagtgtgaggtcgtgggtattgtataattcgcgagcagtgtctgtgtgctaaaatgattttaggggttggacctgaatcaggagggaggggccctgatggactcttcggagtgtaggccttgggggtcaccgggtttgagtgctcctttaagcctatgctgatcccatatggttggagcattctcgcaaaacatcgtgaccctgactggtctccctatgatcttacttagtgagagtgacctgacaaacccattgtgtgttgtgtcttgttatgtactcttaagcgccccagggtgatttttcactgacatggtaccacattgcatataggcttgagtcttagcataactgtctcatgcgcttgctaattgtttattatgaaattgaggtgttattatgtcttgatcagagcgtgtgattcttgtgtgatgtgattgatgattgaaaagtgtgattgatggatgaaaagtgaactttgaatgacaaagtggtggaattacgtgaattacatgtaagtaagttttatttggtttatacgatatgtatatatagttgtcttgtttctctattagttaggaatgtgataactcacccTCGGtttgctatttgtgtttggatcctgtgatgatcttgaactttgtgctcgggggagcagatgactacgTGAACTGCTTTAAGGAATATTGTGCTGAAGGAGGTtgggacacaacgctctgataagatgtgacattgggatataagtttttatattaattttatgatgttagtctattttatttcacctcactgatttaacaaaatatttttgtaaattttgacggccttatttcgagtcaaatttgtttttaataagttttatttggtaattgaagtgaatgtgaaccttttacccatgtgattttgtttaccaatatatatatatatatatgtcggggtagagggtgtcacaatgtCAATATATGCTTGAGCAGACACCAAAAATATGGAAGTGAGAAGTACAGAACAAATAAATCAAGTTGTAAGAATAAGTAAAATAGCTTTAACTTATCGGTTTGGTTTCTCATAGATATCATATTGTTTCATAAAGGCAGCCACCATTCACTAGCATATATGATTACCCTCAAAATATAAAGCATTGTAACCAATTTTATGCATAAAAGTTTTCAATCATATGATAACAATCAGAGCTTCTTGCAAAACCCAATGagcacaacaacaataatattaattgaattCCAGCCACATAACCTTACCTCCTTGTTTTGTTGGTCAACACGGTTTTCTTCGGTTGTCAAGCTTAACTTCTCACTTATTCTCAATAAAGAGTCTGTACCTACTTGTGATTTGATTTGTTCTTTGGCTACCATGCTCTTATAATAGTCAAGATTCCGACTATCATCATTAATATGTTTTATCTTGCTCTCAACCATCTCTTGATATGATCTCATttcaaacttcaattttttctttcctaGAGAATATAGATGTATCAGaactttcatttaaaatattaaatgattgccaaacaagagaagaaacgcaaaaataacacaagtttcccTCTCTTTTCCTAAAGAGAATAGACGATTGCCAACTAAGAATTACTAGACTACCAAACTCTAAGAAAAGTAGAGCTTCCATATTCAAGTTGATCACCAATTAtctcaataagaaaaaaattgtataggAAAACTgattaagagaagaaaaaaaaattacctctAGAGTGCTTGTTGAAAATATCCAAATCTTCTTTAGAAGCCAAGTAACCATAAAGTTGGCGCTTCCCACCTGGGAGAAATGGATTCTGATAGCAATCCCAAGCCTCCCTATCTCTTCCTTGCTCTTTAAAATGCTTGTGGAGCCGCATGGCTTCTAGATAACCTATCGTGGATTCCTCAAAAATTAAGGCACCCATCCCTCGGTGCCCTTGTGGACCATATGAGTGTCGAGCCTTCAATGCAGTATAGTCACAGAAGCAATCAAGGAGTTCTTGGTTCCCCATTCCATTCCACTGCAATTATTATAAACTTATACTACCGATAATTTTTCTTGAGAATCCGATTAAAGTACAATACCTGTCATTACACTGAAAACCAACAGCATGAATACTCAAGTTTTGTCCTTGGTGATCTTTCTTACAGGCATCCCAATAATTGAACATATACATTTTGCCCTTTGTTAGACCGAGTTAAACTAAGGAACGACAGCTTAAGTATTTAGAAAatgcaaagataaaaaaagcTGAGGTTTAAAAAGTcagagacaaaaacaaaaacaaaaactcaaGAATTTTATAGGAATGAAAAACTctgttaactaaaaaattttcaactaagttgaatttaaattaaagaggAATCATGAATTTTACTTGGGGGCTGGGGCCGCATGGGCGTTTTCTTTTCCCAAAGGAAATGTTGAGCTGTTATTGCGGTGCTTGGTAGGTCAATGCAATGGAGAAAATTTGCAAACCTTAACTAAattgacaataataatattctatcaagtaactattatttatttcaaatattttaacaaatggGATGTTTGTGCTACATTTTCATGTAGAAAAGTATAGCTGGACCCccttatatttttgtttcccTATTATCCAGTCAAGATATTTTTGGTTTGGCATTTTGAATTGGTCTTGTTTGATGTGTGCGCCACAATCCTTTACCAGCtactaattattttgttttcttggaTTGGATATGACTTTGAAGCAAGTCTGCTTTTTTGTCCTTTTCATTAGTAAACTCTCTTTTGAACCATTGCTGCATACTACAAGCCATCAAACAGGGCATTTCTTCGACTTTACTCTGCTCCTAGTTGAAAGTTGTTTTGCTTTACTATAATTGCAAGTAAGGATGTTTTTCGATCATCCTATTATTGCTATTAATACGAACCATTCATTAATTTTGTcaagaattaataaaataaaataatattgattgaTCAAGATAATAGATTTTCCCTCACAAATAAGATTATATGTTTAGTTGAAAAAGTATAGGGACTTTTCAGAttagaaaaatatcattaagAAATGTATCCTTCTGCTCTTGCTACATCcaaagtgaaaaaagaaatctCAGCTCTAGAATCATTAAGAGAGCTTCACAACACATACATTGAGCTAATCGAAGAACAAAAGGATACCAGAGTCAATGGTTGCAATGTCATTTGAGCATATACTTCATCTGTTTCAACATCTGCCTGAAAATTAACACATACTCCAGTTCACTGAGTTTACTGTAAATGTAGGCAATCATACCTCATACATaactaaaaggaaaaagatagTATACCCATATGCATTGTGACATTATGAAGTTGGCAAATCAACTAGGGTGGCAAGCTAGGGTAATTGGGAATGTGTCCATCAATTTCTCTGTTAGTTGTGGCAGCAACCTGGAATCAACATTCAACATCATAGGCATCTCAGTTTCCATTTACAGAGAATCTATTGAATTGGTTTCAACATCAAGTTTGCAAGAAACCATCCAGTATCTTCTGTATTATGCAAGTTGACACAATCTAGAGTAGAGTAagtagtaaaaacaaaaaacaaaaaacctgCTCATTATGACCTTGAGGGAAGTAAACCACACGAGTCCCTGCAGTTGGTAGGGACACCAAGGGGCCCGTGCATGCATGCCATAGCTCAGAATTCAGACACTTCTTCTCCCCTCCTAACCATCATTGCTCACACATCAATCAAATtatcaaaaagagaaaaggaaaacaaaaaactcACAAGCATGTCCAAGCAACACAAAAGGGGGTATGAAAGGGACACCTTACATTTATATACAAGTATGAAAAGAAGCCAAACTTAAGAGCATAGAATGTtagttcaatttaaaaaaaaatactaataaaaagaCAAAAGGAGAGAATTGGAATAGAATGGATACCTTCATGTCCCTGCTGCCCCAACCCTGATGTTGAAAGCTTCATATAATCAAGCTTTaccttcttttgtttttctccttTACACAAAGCCACACTAGTACTTATATCAACCAATCACATAAAAACATGAAACCCTAGCTCAAACCAGCCACTACCCTCAATTTGCTTCAAGCCATTGCACAAGCATTCCCCAACATTCTCCTCCACCATGATGATGCCAATGCATTCACTCCATAGTCCACACCCCCCACAAAATACAAAACaaccttaaaaaaatcaaacaccaCCCAAATCCAAAAACCTCAACAGCCCAACAAATTCACTCCCACCTTAGAAACCCCAGAAACAAAACAATCCACCACACTTGTAGAAAATTTTAGGCAAAATTGGGCCGTTAGACTACTTGACCCCTAACATCATGCATCTTGTTATTTAAAGAATTGatatgttctttctttgtcatttCATTATAGTGAGGAGCATCTTGTTGTGCTTCATTACGTGTTAAAGTAGATTAAGTATGGCTAAGTGGGAttggttttcaatttcaaatgagaTTAGGATATTCTTTGTCTCCTTTTTGCCTTGTAAAATTGTAGGGGTGAGAAAATGTTACTCTAATTTAAGGGAGAGTGTCTTAAGGCTTAAAAATCCGTATGTTTATCTCATTCTAAGAAAATGAGTGGAAATTTAACCtatgatatattatatatgagattttatttgtttatctaGAATAGTAGTCATAcaaaattagtttatgaaattataaacattgatcacattttatttaaagaactattgatgttgatatttgtctgtaatcaaaatttacattttcatgatgtatacaggatcatggcttctccacctgcctcgcctcctcctcctcctcctcctttagACGCATCAGCTTCACCGTCTGCCGTGAAGCGCACACGCAAAGCCTCATGCTACGATCCTTGTCTACCAGACCACCTGGTGCTGACAGACCAATGGTCCATGTTGATCCTACTACCGGCAAGGCCGACagtccccacaggaagaaattaatatatttggggattgtggtgcgtgataaggtggacatcacgtacaagaactggaaggaggtccctactgctcagaaggacttgttttgggaggatattcaggtatttttcttttcttatttgatgttgtttaattaattgccaaaaattacattattgtaacaaaaaataagtttatttgttattctcaggcagaatttgaaatcccagaggcttctAATAGTAGGACGAAAATGAAGTTACTTCAGACTGTGGgcgagagatggaggcagtttaaatcagacctcacgaggaaatgggcccttgaaGCCGATCACGACGGTGTGGAcgacactgtctgtgagaaatacggcataagcaaggaaaaatgggcccagttttgccagactcgtagagacccttcttgggaggtatgttccttgctatttaagttgttttcaaaaaacattaacttgttatacttcattctagcaatttgaaagattattttttttatttttgcaggatgtgcgcAAAAAGGCATAGGCCATCCAGAAACAGAACACTGCCCCCCatgttttgtctcgtgggggtaaTGAATATTTAGAGCAAAAGCTCCTGActgagaagacgaagaagaagttGGAGGAAGTTGCACAGTGAAGTGGAGGATGGGCCACACAAAgaaaacaggggagatgacgacagCAGCCGCAatggaaatcgctgagaagatcataagtcattttcaactaaccattagaattatatttcaatattttgtgaatgccatgtacaactgtgtgttttctgtgcaggattcctttgaggagcaggcaACACATGGATCCTTCatccccatggacgtcaggatgttctcacTGCCGTTATTGGatgtccagagcaccctggatgtgtccgtgctgctggagtcggtgtcaccatcaagcactACTTTGGttcggctccacggacgtcctGTAGCTCTTTCTCCCTGCCTCCTGAAGAATTGCAGCAACTGACccaacaaatcagggaccagctagaggagtccattaCAGAAAAAGTGACGAGGCAGCTCATGGAATTGTTCTGCCAGATGAAgtcccagatgcaatctcagggacttgcactgcctcccGAACCTCTGGTTTGTCCCTTAGGTCCTCGAgtaagcacaaaggggagttgtgttgatccctcaggaaacgatcctgagataGGTGACTCAAataggtgcggcttgtacatcgaagtagatcctgcccgcctggttgccctggggagagtttatgagggatccactattgttcataacactcctttgttgcctggccaagtaaaggtaagtgtggaggaggttatagatgcagatgctccagttcctatACCCACTCATGAGGTTTCCTAAGTGGGGCAGGCAATTTagaccttccttgcttggccgacacatctggtcaagtctttatcgcAACAAGTACATTaatcttactatatgtttcttctttttgaattaattcattcagcgtgtgatgtgccattattttctcctatttcttgatggaagcttgcttgtgggacttctatggaggctggatctttgagcttcaatgggatcctttaatggtgattttccaccatggagatgcagcggaagacaaaggaaaagaggtgagaggaggcgccatccattaaggaataagccatggaagaaggagcttcaccaccaagatgagccttggataagaagcttggagaggatgcttcaatggaggaaaagaaagagggagagaaagagagaggggggagcacgaaattgaaggaagaaaaagggagagaagttgaactttgagttgtgtctcacaagactctcattcatcaaagttacaacaagtgttaaacatgcttctatttatagactaggtagcttccttgagaagctttcttgagaaaacttccttgagaagattctttgagaaaacttcattgagaagctagagcttagctacacacacccctctaataactaagctcacctccttgagaagcttccttgagaagattcctaaagaagctagagcttagctacacacaacccttataatagctaagctgaccgcatgccaaaatacatgaaaataaaaaaaaagtccctattgcaaagactactcaaaatgccctgaaatacaaggctaaaaccctataatactagaatggccaaaatacaaggcccaaaagaaggaaaaaccaattctaacatttacaaagaagaatgggtccaaccttgacccatgggctcaaaaatctaccctaaggttcatgagaaccctagggccttctttagtagctctagcccaagcctcttggagtcttctatccaatacctttggggggtaggattgcatcatttcttaaccctttttgcaccattttaagtactgattaattttaattgtcaaattaattaggcagttttattatttgggcccattcagctaatttgatgtttttaatctaatttcaggaattaatgaagcattggactTGGATTTGAAGAggacagactattttattctacaaaattagatcttatcttatcttatcttatctagatattatttagatttgatctcatctatatattatttcat encodes the following:
- the LOC114398599 gene encoding protein SUPPRESSOR OF GENE SILENCING 3-like produces the protein MGNQELLDCFCDYTALKARHSYGPQGHRGMGALIFEESTIGYLEAMRLHKHFKEQGRDREAWDCYQNPFLPGGKRQLYGYLASKEDLDIFNKHSRGKKKLKFEMRSYQEMVESKIKHINDDSRNLDYYKSMVAKEQIKSQVGTDSLLRISEKLSLTTEENRVDQQNKEMDALEKNFQSQILDIQQAIAAKEDKFVKLQQAMQEKVKESCGESSEKEDKYI